The following are encoded together in the Geobacter sulfurreducens PCA genome:
- a CDS encoding XrtA-associated tyrosine autokinase: protein MSRIEQALEKAAMLRGTTDRGQAVAPRQMEDLQPLERAELPPLPAEPLEGIRHDNPLLATLNDPHSYVSEEYRKLKSAIVAGTSVGEFRNTIMITSTLGGEGKSITALNLAITLAQEYDNTVLLIDADLRKPMTAQYLGIPGERGLSEYLSVGAHLPELLVRTGIGRLSILPAGKPAANPVELLSSQRMKDLLDEIRHRYPDRYVIIDAPPALPFAEVRSLSNLVDSIVFVVREGQSSLANIDEAISALNRKKILGIVFNEASAVGISSKYGYGYGYGGYGPSAEPAEARSTAEKTGKLSRILGKRGSK from the coding sequence ATGAGCAGAATTGAACAGGCCCTTGAGAAAGCGGCAATGCTGCGGGGGACGACTGATCGCGGCCAGGCCGTCGCTCCGCGTCAAATGGAAGACCTGCAGCCGCTCGAGCGTGCAGAACTGCCGCCGCTTCCTGCGGAACCGCTCGAAGGCATCCGCCACGACAATCCGCTTCTTGCCACCCTCAATGATCCCCATTCGTATGTGAGCGAAGAGTACCGGAAGCTGAAGTCGGCCATAGTTGCTGGGACCTCGGTGGGGGAGTTCCGCAATACCATCATGATTACCAGCACCCTTGGCGGGGAGGGTAAGAGCATAACCGCCCTTAACCTGGCCATAACCCTTGCCCAGGAGTATGACAACACGGTATTGCTGATCGATGCCGATCTCAGGAAACCGATGACGGCACAGTATCTCGGCATTCCGGGGGAGCGGGGGCTTTCCGAGTATCTCAGCGTGGGCGCCCATCTGCCGGAGCTGTTGGTCAGGACAGGCATCGGCCGGCTTTCGATCCTGCCCGCCGGCAAGCCTGCCGCCAATCCGGTTGAACTTCTTTCATCCCAGCGGATGAAGGATCTGCTGGACGAGATCAGGCATCGCTATCCCGACCGCTATGTCATCATCGATGCTCCTCCGGCGCTGCCGTTTGCCGAGGTGCGCTCACTGTCCAACCTCGTCGACTCCATCGTCTTCGTGGTCAGGGAAGGGCAGAGCTCCCTGGCGAACATCGACGAGGCGATCAGCGCTCTCAACCGCAAGAAGATCCTCGGCATCGTTTTCAACGAAGCCAGTGCCGTGGGAATAAGCTCCAAATACGGGTACGGCTACGGGTATGGCGGTTACGGCCCGAGTGCCGAGCCGGCTGAGGCCCGATCCACGGCGGAAAAAACGGGCAAACTCTCCAGGATTCTGGGTAAGCGCGGGAGCAAGTGA
- a CDS encoding polysaccharide biosynthesis/export family protein: MRLKFLICALSLLLPMLAWSADYVIGEGDGLDISVWGVKELNVGVKVRPDGKITIPGLGDVVASGFTPAQLQADLAHRLKELVKNPIVTVTVREITNSKVYIFGGGVQSGVVDLNRRTTLLQLLCSIGNVGAGDGKGGGSAAGPSTKVADYRKAYVLRNGKKVKEDFYRLFITGDTSEDIVIESGDAIFIPQAQEKNVYVLGAVTNPRFIEYREGMTVMEAILESGGFTKFARQNDTVIRRRDGDKEALIEVKAKDLVKDGDLSQNVKLSPGDYIIVKEGMF; this comes from the coding sequence ATGCGATTGAAATTTCTGATCTGTGCCCTGTCCCTGCTGTTGCCGATGCTCGCGTGGAGCGCGGACTATGTCATCGGCGAAGGGGACGGTCTCGATATCTCCGTCTGGGGAGTGAAAGAGCTCAATGTCGGAGTCAAGGTCCGACCCGACGGGAAGATCACCATCCCCGGCCTGGGAGATGTGGTGGCAAGCGGCTTTACCCCGGCCCAGCTGCAGGCTGATCTGGCGCATCGGCTCAAAGAACTGGTGAAGAACCCCATAGTGACAGTTACGGTACGAGAGATAACCAACAGCAAGGTCTACATTTTCGGTGGCGGCGTGCAGTCCGGTGTGGTTGACCTGAACCGCCGCACCACGCTGCTCCAGTTACTCTGCTCCATCGGAAACGTCGGTGCCGGCGACGGCAAGGGGGGCGGTTCCGCTGCCGGTCCTTCCACCAAGGTGGCCGACTACCGCAAGGCCTACGTTCTGCGCAACGGCAAAAAAGTGAAGGAGGATTTCTACCGGCTCTTTATAACCGGCGATACGAGCGAAGATATCGTCATCGAGTCCGGCGACGCCATCTTCATCCCGCAGGCACAGGAAAAGAACGTGTACGTCCTCGGCGCTGTCACCAATCCCCGCTTCATCGAATACCGCGAGGGGATGACCGTCATGGAGGCCATTCTCGAATCGGGCGGTTTCACCAAATTCGCCCGCCAGAACGATACGGTGATCCGCAGAAGGGACGGCGACAAAGAGGCACTTATCGAGGTGAAGGCCAAGGATCTGGTCAAGGACGGCGACCTGAGCCAGAACGTAAAGCTCAGCCCGGGAGATTACATCATCGTTAAGGAAGGGATGTTCTGA
- a CDS encoding XrtA system polysaccharide chain length determinant, translating to MQQSEFDYRHYLTLIVARKRLFVVVALAVMAAAVVYSYVLPKKYEARSTVFIEKNVISELVKGIAVTPSMEQAIKGLSEAITSRTLVTKVINDLDLDVTTKSNAEIEARVRAIQQNITIKLKGDNIFTISYVDKDPRVARDFVNTLVRRYVEENISSKREESYGAIKFLSEQIDTFRGKLEEAEGELNRYKTEKGGVIAIDEAKLFEEINVAQQKLYDIQLRRRHLEGLRPVTRKAGDPLQVKLVALQKQLEELRVSYTDSYPEVLRVRGEIETLKEQMKNRSPQQETVVDPQEYEKAEAELQALKVSEDGLKRYIATNQALLRNIPSAKAGLEKLELEKKNRKDLYDQLMARHGQSEVSKQMEVQDKTTTFRIVDPAVTPSSPISPNRVKIMLMGIVAGLGCALGLIVLLDRLNNSVHSVDALKETRIPVLAVIPKIRTIEAVARERSENIRVFAAAGACFMVILAFLVMELLNISPVDRIISRLHGML from the coding sequence ATGCAGCAGTCCGAATTCGACTACCGGCACTATCTCACGCTTATCGTCGCCCGTAAGCGCCTTTTTGTCGTGGTGGCCCTCGCGGTCATGGCTGCCGCAGTGGTCTACAGCTACGTCCTTCCCAAGAAGTATGAGGCCAGGAGCACCGTATTCATCGAGAAAAATGTCATCAGCGAACTGGTCAAGGGGATTGCCGTAACTCCTTCCATGGAACAGGCCATCAAGGGCCTTAGCGAGGCAATAACCAGCCGTACGCTCGTCACCAAGGTGATCAATGATCTCGACCTCGACGTGACCACCAAAAGCAATGCCGAGATCGAGGCCCGGGTTCGCGCCATCCAGCAGAACATAACCATCAAACTCAAGGGCGACAACATTTTCACCATCTCCTACGTGGACAAGGATCCCCGAGTGGCCCGCGATTTCGTCAATACCCTGGTCCGGCGCTACGTGGAGGAAAACATATCCTCCAAGCGGGAAGAATCCTACGGTGCCATCAAATTCCTTTCCGAGCAGATCGACACCTTCCGCGGCAAACTCGAAGAAGCCGAAGGCGAACTCAACCGGTACAAAACCGAGAAAGGGGGGGTCATCGCTATCGACGAAGCAAAGCTGTTCGAGGAGATCAACGTCGCTCAGCAGAAACTCTATGATATCCAGCTGCGCAGGCGCCACCTGGAAGGACTTCGACCGGTCACGCGCAAGGCGGGAGACCCCCTCCAGGTAAAGCTCGTCGCCCTCCAGAAGCAGCTTGAAGAGCTCCGTGTCTCTTACACCGACAGCTACCCCGAGGTGCTCCGCGTCAGGGGAGAAATCGAGACCCTCAAGGAGCAGATGAAAAATCGTTCGCCCCAGCAGGAAACGGTCGTTGACCCCCAGGAGTACGAGAAGGCCGAAGCGGAACTCCAGGCGCTCAAGGTCAGTGAAGACGGCCTCAAACGCTACATCGCCACCAATCAGGCACTGCTCAGGAATATCCCTTCGGCCAAGGCCGGGCTTGAAAAGCTCGAACTGGAAAAGAAGAACCGCAAGGACCTTTACGACCAGCTCATGGCGCGTCATGGCCAATCCGAGGTGTCGAAGCAGATGGAAGTCCAAGACAAGACAACCACCTTCCGCATCGTCGACCCGGCGGTCACGCCGTCAAGTCCCATTAGCCCCAACCGGGTCAAGATCATGCTGATGGGGATTGTCGCTGGACTCGGCTGCGCCCTGGGACTCATCGTCCTCCTCGACCGGCTTAATAATTCAGTGCATTCGGTTGATGCGCTGAAGGAAACCAGGATTCCCGTCCTGGCCGTCATCCCCAAGATTCGCACCATCGAGGCGGTTGCCCGGGAGCGGAGCGAGAACATCAGGGTATTTGCTGCGGCTGGGGCGTGTTTCATGGTTATTCTCGCGTTTCTCGTCATGGAACTGCTGAATATCTCACCCGTGGATCGGATCATCAGCAGGTTGCATGGAATGCTGTAA